From a region of the Babesia bovis T2Bo chromosome 1, whole genome shotgun sequence genome:
- a CDS encoding cathepsin C papain cysteine protease family member — protein sequence MPLHSLSWFSKAISIIFFTLCAYIGYIRADLPIHALPSDVLGLWRIYETGSFHEKPQSCGGSLPNRNVDNLKLGDYRAYLENHYGKLNETVIELVDERYHRRSEAPPRNQWLYLGVRNPKEGQGVIGKWTMVYDEGLDIELGTTHYFGFFKYNKINSSSCPMIMEGSQEDSQGRVACYRTKASEIGIGWASRKIINNGRITYLYGCFYAEKIKKDERHSYVLDATAAATPSKSKPSSNMWVKKEYSQFTDLSPYRFLQLHKGVSYRSIHHCHMNKPAMDTNSALPRFLQEDKYHLYACEHARNSGDYYSNLALPRQWSWGDAFNGDADNFQTFGQGQCGSCYAMAGIYVLTKRIEIMMKKLYPGIDFGEVSIPSVQDMLECSPFNQGCYGGFPFLVGKHLTEFGVLSEDKSPYRMSNGGAVDTCSVDVLDPSERWYASGYGYVGGCYECTSELEIMREVYHNGPVAVALDAPQSLFQYSSGIYDDNPSNHGATCDLPHSGLNGWEYTNHAIAIVGWGEDEIDGIITKYWICKNTWGNDWGVGGFFKIKRGVNQCGIETQAVYIDPDLTRGIAAALIHGGAA from the exons ATGCCGCTGCATAGTCTTTCATGGTTTTCTAAAGCtatatctattatattttttacaCTGTGTGCGTACATTGGATACATTCGAGCGGACTTACCCATTCATGCCCTTCCG AGTGATGTACTTGGCCTTTGGCGCATCTACGAGACTGGTAGTTTCCATGAGAAGCCTCAATCTTGTGGCGGCTCTTTGCCCAATCGCAATGTGGATAACTTGAAGTTAGGTGACTATAGAGCCTATTTAGAGAATCACTATGGAAAGTTGAATGAGACTGTCATCGAGTTGGTTGATGAACGTTACCACCGTCGTAGCGAGGCTCCTCCACGCAACCAATGGCTTTACTTGGGTGTTAGAAACCCTAAGGAAGGCCAGGGTGTCATTGGGAagtg GACCATGGTATATGACGAAGGTTTAGACATTGAACTTGGTACAACGCATTATTTTGGTTtctttaaatataataagATCAACAGTTCATCATGTCCAATGATTATGGAAG GATCGCAGGAGGATTCGCAAGGCAGAGTGGCTTGTTACAGGACAAAGGCATCTGAAATAGGCATTGGTTGGGCTAGTCGTAAGATTATTAATAATGGTCGTATAACTTATTTATACGGTTGTTTTTATGCGGAGAAGATAAAGAAGGATGAACGTCATTCTTACGTCCTTGATGCAACTGCTGCTGCCACTCCTTCAAAGAGTAAACCTAG TTCAAATATGTGGGTCAAGAAGGAGTATTCTCAATTTACTGATCTATCCCCTTATCGTTTTCTGCAGCTTCACAAGGGCGTTTCCTACAGAAGCATTCATCATTGTCACATGAACAAGCCTGCTATGGACACTAATAGTGCTTTGCCACGATTTTTGCAGGAAG ACAAATATCATCTGTATGCTTGTGAGCATGCAAGGAATTCCGGTGATTACTATAGCAATTTAGCTCTACCTCGCCAATGGTCTTGGGGTGATGCATTCAATGGTGATGCTGATAATTTCCAAACTTTCGGTCAAG GCCAATGTGGTAGTTGTTACGCCATGGCAGGTATATATGTACTGACTAAGCGCATAGAGATCATGATGAAGAAGCTTTATCCTGGCATTGACTTTGGAGAGGTATCAATACCTTCGGTACAGGACATGTTAGAATGTTCTCCTTTTAACCAAGGATGTTATGGCGGCTTTCCATTCCTCGTTGGGAAGCATTTAACTGAATTTGGTGTCCTTTCTGAAGATAAATCGCCTTATAGGATGTCAAATGGCGGCGCAGTTGATACCTGTTCAGTTGATGTATTAGACCCTTCTGAGCGTTGGTATGCCTCTGGGTATGGCTACGTAGGTGGCTGTTATGAGTGTACTTCGGAGTTAGAGATTATGCGTGAAGTATACCACAACGGACCGGTAGCTGTTGCTCTAGATGCTCCTCAGAGTCTGTTCCAGTACAGTTCAGGGATATATGATGATAATCCTAGTAATCACGGTGCCACTTGCGACCTACCTCATTCCGGCTTAAATG GTTGGGAGTACACTAACCACGCTATCGCAATCGTCGGTTGGGGTGAGGACGAGATTGATGGAATCATTACTAAATACTGGATATGTAAAAATACTTGGGGTAATGATTGGGGCGTTGGTGGATTTTTCAAAATTAAGCGTGGAGTTAACCAGTGTGGTATAGAAACTCAAGCTGTTTACATCGACCCCGATCTAACTCGTGGCATTGCAGCTGCTCTAATTCACGGCGGAGCGGCATAG
- a CDS encoding Fcf2 pre-rRNA processing family protein translates to MENTGDASIIQYAGIFSSKVRKHLANTDEDKLDINLDVEDELENTNALDFEEPKSDGKTKGEIMKELEAKWDPLKEREPTQQHEREWRAIQLRGYVNPKKFYKGDKPGRLEPLPKKYQVGVMTSSSGVKVGAGEESQAAGAVNSRKRRKGMSVLSETLASDLSWTRKKYREIQEQKTSGSKGWYSRQMKKLKKRKL, encoded by the coding sequence atgGAAAATACAGGTGACGCATCTATTATACAGTATGCCGGTATATTTTCGTCGAAAGTAAGGAAGCATTTGGCAAACACTGATGAAGATAAACTGGATATAAATCTAGATGTAGAGGATGAATTAGAAAATACTAACGCGCTAGACTTTGAAGAACCTAAGTCAGATGGTAAAACTAAAGGAGAAATCATGAAGGAACTTGAGGCTAAATGGGACCCTCTGAAAGAACGTGAGCCCACCCAGCAACATGAGCGTGAATGGAGAGCTATTCAATTACGAGGCTACGTTAACCCTAAAAAATTCTACAAAGGTGACAAACCTGGTAGACTAGAGCCCTTGCCAAAAAAGTACCAAGTTGGTGTCATGACCTCGTCCTCTGGAGTCAAAGTAGGGGCCGGGGAGGAATCGCAAGCAGCCGGTGCTGTAAACTCACGGAAACGCCGCAAGGGCATGTCTGTACTATCTGAAACATTGGCATCTGACCTATCGTGGACAAGGAAGAAGTATAGGGAAATTCAAGAGCAAAAGACATCAGGATCCAAAGGATGGTATAGCAGACAGATGAAGAAACTTAAGAAAAGGAAATTATAA
- a CDS encoding Transcription factor/nuclear export subunit protein 2 family protein: MVASEKSSTAGARENKRPAEEGEVKGRGVRSRNVASKKSKNAASSNKNETSTRSKNAGSKSSSAVSSSSSENGTYHIDPKIDALLPPDLNDRPTTHIYDFIRKVGMGEIAPGIAAAALRHRFSDKEPGSPLSFLLLDCIGYLLDTVTYRENMEAFIACLEQHGLVTSREVVASIDANKLDSCGYSSGLTTVAIRERTRNQFVLKSYGLWRECTVGFDLLQRVLYHHDWDINNSDDISRLQLSVKHIAGDFSLCPTRVLYELIAWCSWFDGDATLILLRQYPNDRVDEIVRLMLSQKRTIKQEYQTVKKQFWRLPSTIGPHFNKLCARLLYEGILVLSTLYGYLEPADSELSYLYNHFAELSKKKPLKTSRTGIPATHLLPLANCSPGDSALRSMITVARKQNLRMCGLLDTTTITNARDMINGRHAKLLEEYRIKNGLNISQEDFGKTKQELTIAGSEDSKQPSSDVPSQDSTTPDDTENRFHNPIDLVKYHLLDSDVFSYVRDHIFALECDKLSLLSHLIELCPDMNSSRWDMCKQLMGHIQWTVKFPIALHGGVCIAVCGLIQRIIAKATVSQDWSVCLDNVESLLRVIGPSVYIDLICLSSVLKMLSHCVNTSCDRVCRIIWMYILPAMALVVESNCQVADRLWKILSQLPASKRYGIYQRYMSNILEGTSQVEDSWVPLVRAAHNAALAKIRSLFKRVTSNMMKSIKTASVRGNVSVISGIAAVDPFAVAHTIITQCEMFENLVAPLSEIGKYFGGLGCDVLFFMLCSNQNQVCFGKSAEVDDLGRSKKLLVNAQLAARFFRRHVDIDICPLLVGALTVFLRSMGIHDLVLVPCGNNEANATTWEKHSINLNCLKDKYSCSYPDELSKGWLALEYTTKLLETAGGIPQLVEAHALTTDQLKAQGGGVLLRSEVMMQDAEDEICGLSSREALGRVLLRPLFCYSLLFLCGKMRQEVLYDSEFRAGISTLCGTVDQLQKSALQLVDFTESLNSILNRGSSDDLPLYIFNLPSFQQLRMFWEDANAIYLCHCNTDVSVIPDDALSHDTFKPEFMKFIWSIHLSDVWVPIEQYEKTLQRLNAWIAESESNHSSSGHRKLKKLRSRHAAIEQEFIKQKEHVEQTKKRFSEVVSSGWLSANVQIGPAINTAFLQHCIVPRVFINEAEASFCSHLVDLMLLNRVECFNFFDFSNCWTKMLMSMVRCCTEREAPLLAIFVNHAFHVIRGWIDDAEGFEAMTRDHPCFCTTFKFVPDKALTHAQLMSGIRKWEGRIMRALSYALVLNITDADSSGEAGAPEVVAPTWIDQKGAIVFLARCHENFPITIAAGKRVLNGLNGVVVNAEQKGWKDVVVAAKTLVKTFEKYDRENRWI; the protein is encoded by the coding sequence ATGGTGGCTTCTGAGAAGTCTTCTACGGCTGGAGCCCGCGAAAACAAGCGGCCGGCCGAGGAAGGTGAAGTCAAAGGTCGTGGTGTGCGCTCTCGTAACGTTGCATCAAAGAAGTCAAAGAATGCAGCTTCATCAAATAAGAATGAAACCTCAACCAGAAGCAAAAATGCGGGATCAAAATCCAGCAGCGCGGTTTCTTCTTCAAGTTCCGAGAATGGAACTTATCATATTGATCCAAAGATAGATGCATTATTGCCACCAGATTTAAACGATCGGCCTACTACACATATCTATGATTTCATACGTAAGGTTGGTATGGGCGAAATTGCGCCTGGTATTGCAGCCGCAGCGTTGCGTCACAGGTTTTCAGACAAGGAGCCTGGCTCACCGTTGTCATTTCTGTTGCTTGACTGTATTGGTTATTTGCTCGATACAGTTACTTATCGCGAAAACATGGAGGCTTTTATTGCTTGTTTAGAGCAACATGGTCTCGTTACATCGAGGGAAGTAGTTGCCTCCATTGATGCCAACAAACTAGACAGCTGCGGCTATTCATCGGGATTAACAACAGTGGCCATCAGAGAGCGTACCAGAAATCAGTTCGTACTGAAATCATATGGTTTATGGCGTGAGTGCACAGTGGGTTTTGACCTTTTGCAAAGGGTTCTCTATCATCATGATTGGGACATCAATAATAGTGATGACATATCACGTTTACAGCTGTCAGTGAAGCATATAGCTGGTGACTTTTCTCTTTGTCCAACTAGAGTGTTATATGAGTTAATAGCGTGGTGTTCTTGGTTTGACGGTGATGCTACGTTAATCTTGCTACGCCAGTACCCAAACGACCGTGTTGATGAGATAGTGCGTCTTATGCTTTCACAAAAGCGTACTATTAAGCAGGAATATCAAACGGTGAAGAAGCAATTCTGGCGGCTGCCTAGCACAATAGGAccacattttaataaactTTGTGCCAGACTGCTATACGAAGGCATTTTGGTCTTGTCTACTTTATATGGATATCTTGAGCCAGCTGATTCAGAGTTGTCATATTTGTACAATCATTTTGCTGAACTCTCTAAAAAGAAGCCGTTAAAGACATCCCGGACGGGGATACCTGCAACACATCTTCTTCCCTTGGCTAACTGCAGTCCCGGTGACAGTGCTTTGCGGAGCATGATTACAGTTGCACGTAAACAAAACCTAAGGATGTGTGGTTTGTTGGACACCACTACGATTACCAATGCAAGGGATATGATCAATGGTCGGCACGCCAAGTTGTTGGAAGAATATCGCATAAAGAATGGTCTTAATATATCGCAGGAAGATTTTGGTAAGACCAAGCAGGAATTAACGATTGCAGGGAGTGAAGACTCTAAACAACCAAGTTCAGATGTGCCTTCCCAGGATAGCACTACGCCGGATGACACAGAAAACCGTTTCCATAATCCCATTGATTTAGTTAAATATCACCTTTTGGATAGTGACGTTTTTTCGTACGTAAGGGACCATATATTTGCGCTGGAGTGTGATAAACTTTCGCTATTGTCCCATTTGATTGAATTATGTCCAGATATGAATAGTTCACGGTGGGATATGTGCAAGCAGTTAATGGGCCATATTCAATGGACAGTTAAGTTCCCAATTGCTTTACATGGCGGCGTTTGCATTGCTGTATGTGGCTTGATTCAACGTATAATTGCCAAAGCCACGGTATCTCAAGACTGGTCTGTTTGTTTAGACAATGTGGAATCACTGCTGAGGGTAATTGGACCTAGCGTCTACATAGACCTTATATGTTTGTCTTCAGTGCTTAAAATGTTATCACACTGTGTCAATACCAGTTGCGATAGAGTTTGTAGGATCATTTGGATGTACATTTTACCTGCCATGGCTCTTGTAGTTGAGAGTAATTGCCAAGTTGCCGACCGTCTTTGGAAAATTTTAAGTCAGCTTCCTGCTTCAAAGCGCTATGGCATATACCAAAGATATATGTCTAACATTTTAGAAGGTACGTCACAGGTTGAAGATTCCTGGGTACCGCTTGTACGTGCTGCGCACAATGCCGCGCTGGCAAAAATCAGATCGTTGTTTAAGCGTGTCACTTCGAATATGATGAAATCAATCAAGACTGCTTCAGTGCGCGGCAACGTATCTGTTATCAGCGGGATAGCTGCGGTTGACCCCTTCGCAGTTGCTCATACCATTATAACGCAGTGTGAAATGTTTGAAAATCTTGTAGCCCCTCTTTCTGAAATAGGCAAATATTTTGGCGGTTTGGGTTGCGATGTGTTATTTTTCATGTTATGTAGTAATCAAAATCAGGTTTGTTTTGGCAAATCTGCTGAAGTAGATGACCTCGGTCGGAGTAAAAAGCTTTTGGTGAATGCTCAACTCGCCGCTCGTTTTTTCAGGCGTCATGTGGATATAGACATATGCCCTTTATTAGTGGGTGCTTTAACAGTATTTTTACGCAGTATGGGAATACACGATCTCGTACTAGTACCCTGCGGTAACAATGAAGCCAATGCAACCACTTGGGAAAAGCATTCCATAAATTTAAATTGCTTGAAGGACAAATACAGCTGTTCATATCCAGACGAACTATCTAAGGGTTGGTTGGCTCTAGAGTACACCACTAAACTTCTGGAGACCGCCGGAGGCATTCCTCAGCTGGTAGAGGCACATGCCTTAACTACGGACCAACTTAAAGCCCAGGGTGGTGGCGTATTGCTGAGAAGTGAGGTAATGATGCAAGACGCTGAAGACGAGATTTGTGGTCTGAGTTCACGTGAAGCATTGGGTCGAGTGTTGCTACGGCCTTTATTTTGCTATTCGCTACTGTTCCTTTGTGGCAAGATGAGACAGGAAGTACTGTATGACTCAGAGTTCCGTGCGGGTATATCCACTCTTTGCGGTACTGTTGACCAGCTACAGAAATCGGCGTTGCAGCTAGTTGACTTTACCGAATCATTGAATTCCATTTTAAATCGTGGTTCGTCCGACGATCTGcctttgtatatatttaatttacCTTCATTTCAACAACTTCGCATGTTTTGGGAGGATGCTAACGCTATTTATTTATGCCATTGCAACACTGACGTGTCCGTTATTCCCGATGATGCATTATCGCATGACACATTCAAACCTGAATTTATGAAGTTTATATGGAGTATCCACTTGAGTGACGTCTGGGTGCCCATAGAGCAGTATGAGAAGACTTTGCAGCGTCTCAATGCCTGGATAGCAGAGTCGGAGTCTAATCACTCCAGTAGTGGTCATCGTAAGCTGAAGAAACTTCGTTCCCGTCACGCGGCCATTGAGCAGGAGTTTATCAAACAAAAGGAACATGTGGAGCAGACTAAGAAGCGTTTTAGTGAGGTTGTTTCTTCAGGATGGCTCAGTGCAAATGTCCAGATTGGGCCTGCTATAAACACTGCCTTTTTGCAGCACTGCATTGTTCCTCGCGTATTCATTAATGAGGCTGAGGCATCATTCTGTTCGCACCTGGTTGATTTGATGCTATTGAACCGTGTTGAGTGTTTCAACTTTTTTGACTTTAGCAACTGTTGGACTAAGATGCTCATGTCCATGGTGCGTTGCTGTACTGAGCGTGAGGCTCCTCTTTTAGCTATTTTCGTCAACCATGCCTTTCATGTAATTCGTGGTTGGATAGACGATGCTGAAGGTTTTGAGGCCATGACTCGAGATCATCCATGTTTCTGCACAACATTCAAATTTGTACCGGATAAGGCATTGACACACGCACAGTTGATGAGCGGCATTCGCAAATGGGAGGGTCGTATTATGCGTGCGCTTAGCTATGCGCTTGTTTTGAACATTACCGATGCAGACAGTAGTGGCGAAGCGGGAGCACCTGAAGTGGTAGCTCCAACGTGGATTGACCAGAAGGGTGCTATTGTATTCCTCGCTCGCTGTCACGAGAATTTCCCAATTACCATTGCTGCTGGTAAGCGTGTTTTGAATGGATTGAACGGCGTTGTTGTTAACGCGGAGCAGAAGGGTTGGAAGGACGTTGTGGTTGCTGCGAAGACTTTGGTCAAGACGTTCGAAAAGTATGACCGTGAAAACAGGTGGATATAA